A DNA window from Bombus huntii isolate Logan2020A chromosome 10, iyBomHunt1.1, whole genome shotgun sequence contains the following coding sequences:
- the LOC126870731 gene encoding synaptic vesicular amine transporter-like isoform X1, translating to MRISVRLSNEPRRVTHRTRMGGGEWSGWLQRCRESRKLVLIIVAIALLLDNMLLTTVVPIIPEFLYDIKHPNATLSQHLNEGGSRRTFTGVQATSGNIVTSTSSSVTTTPKCPCAVTKSNDSQLEFLYVSTPSSIESSGLLESTNSGEINSATEDPDEKAQRHRELLQETTAVGLMFASKAFVQLLANPIVGPLTHKIGYSIPMFTGFIIMFLSTLIFAFGRSYGILFLARALQGIGSSCSSVSGMGMLAERYQDDKERGNAMGIALGGLALGVLIGPPFGGAMYEYVGKSAPFLVLSALALGDGSEYFSMFIFFLRAIYFHSILHLSIVLCIIPFPVLQLLVLQPSVVYTEAEPPSLKSLVTDPYIGLAAGAITFANMGIAMLEPSLPIWMMDTMDASRWEQGAAFLPASISYLIGTNLFGPLGHRMGRWLAALIGLVVIGICLMCIPLAKSIHHLIVPNAGLGFAIGMVDSSMMPELGYLVDIRHTAVYGSVYAIGDVAFCLGFAVGPALSGTLVNSIGFEWMLFGIAILNFIYAPLMYFLRAPPTKEEQKSLIIGEKSSVRYVTYQNEEEEQ from the exons aTTATCCAACGAACCAAGACGAGTGACTCATAGAACAAGGATGGGTGGTGGAGAATGGAGCGGCTGGTTGCAACGATGTCGAGAATCGCGAAAGCTGGTTCTCATAATCGTTGCCATCGCTCTGCTCTTAGACAATATGCTTCTGACCACGGTTG TGCCCATTATACCGGAGTTTCTATACGACATCAAGCATCCTAACGCAACCTTGAGTCAGCATCTGAACGAGGGTGGTTCCCGTCGAACGTTCACCGGTGTTCAAGCAACAAGCGGTAATATCGTCACATCTACGAGTTCCAGTGTAACAACTACGCCAAAATGTCCTTGTGCTGTGACCAAGTCGAACGATTCTCAATTGGAGTTTCTTTACGTGAGCACGCCTTCTAGCATCGAGTCAAGCGGTTTGCTTG AGAGTACGAATAGCGGCGAAATAAATTCGGCAACGGAAGATCCGGATGAAAAGGCGCAACGACATCGCGAGTTGCTGCAAGAAACGACTGCTGTTGGTTTAATGTTCGCCTCCAAGGCTTTCGTTCAATTGCTGGCAAATCCAATCGTCGGTCCGCTTACCCACAA AATCGGTTATAGCATACCCATGTTCACTGGCTTCATCATTATGTTCCTTTCAACACTGATATTTGCGTTTGGACGAAGCTACGGAATTCTTTTCTTAGCGAGGGCGCTTCAGGGAATCGGCTCTTCGTGTTCCAGCGTTTCAG GTATGGGAATGTTGGCCGAAAGATACCAAGACGACAAGGAACGTGGTAACGCGATGGGTATTGCACTCGGTGGATTGGCTCTTGGTGTTCTCATCGGGCCTCCATTTGGCGGCGCGATGTACGAATATGTCGGAAAATCTGCTCCGTTCTTAGTACTTTCGGCATTGGCCCTTGGCGACGGAAGTGAGTATTTCTCCATGTTCATCTTTTTCTTACGCGCCATTTACTTCCATTCTATCTTACATTTATCGATTGTACTTTGTATAATACCATTCCCAGTTTTGCAACTTCTGGTGCTTCAACCGTCTGTCGTGTACACCGAAGCGGAACCACCGTCTCTCAAATCTCTGGTCACCGATCCTTATATCGGTTTAGCTGCTG GTGCTATTACGTTCGCCAATATGGGTATCGCAATGCTAGAACCTAGTCTTCCTATCTGGATGATGGACACGATGGATGCGAGTAGATGGGAGCAAGGTGCTGCCTTTCTACCGGCAAGCATTAGTTATCTGATCGGTACCAATCTTTTCGGACCACTCGGACATAGAATGGGCAG atGGTTAGCTGCATTGATCGGGTTGGTCGTGATCGGCATTTGCTTGATGTGC ATACCGCTGGCTAAAAGTATTCATCATCTGATCGTACCTAACGCAGGCTTGGGATTTGCTATCGGAATGGTGGACAGTTCGATGATGCCGGAATTGGGATACTTAGTCGACATACGACACACCGCTGTCTATGGAAGTGTATATGCTATCGGAGATGTTGCGTTTTGTTTAGGTTTTGCCGTTG GACCTGCTTTGAGTGGTACGTTAGTCAACAGTATTGGCTTTGAATGGATGTTATTTGGCATTGCCATTTTGAACTTTATTTATGCCCCACTGATGTACTTTTTGCGGGCGCCGCCAACGAAAGAGGAACAGAAG TCGTTGATAATTGGCGAAAAGTCGTCTGTGCGCTACGTAACGTACCAGAATGAGGAAGAGGAACAGTAA
- the LOC126870740 gene encoding E3 ubiquitin-protein ligase RMND5A, which yields MEACNVVEREVDKILLKFGVVNEHAETVLQDLINHIESLKREFTQAPDNHELTPGQVQILKEAMKKVCETVHRLTTEHRELHGSVSKVGKAIDRNFTADFASTSREDVFSGPEKSHLLNQVICQHFYRHGMLDIAAELAAEAGIKTEEGTKEPFTELNYILDCLKQRNLEPALEWAKRHREALLTQNSSLEFKLHRLHFIRLIQQGPSKQTEAINYARQNLTQYVGRHGKEVQALMGTLLYLPNGIQSSPYSHLLDPTLWLDIHDVFTREACTLFGLSVDSPLSVCINAGCTALPTLLNIKQVMQQRQVNTVWNGKDELPIEIDLGKDGRYHSVFACPILRQQSTENNPPMKLVCGHVISRDALNKLTNANKLKCPYCPVEQNPEDARLIYF from the exons ATGGAGGCGTGTAATGTCGTTGAACGTGAAGTTGacaagattttattaaaatttggaGTGGTAAACGAACATGCAGAGACAGTACTGCAGGATCTAATAAATCATATCGAATCTTTAAAAAGAGAATTTACTCAAG CACCAGACAATCATGAATTAACCCCAGGACAAgtgcaaatattaaaagagGCAATGAAAAAAGTTTGTGAAACTGTGCATCGTTTAACCACAGAACACAGAGAGTTACATGGTTCTGTTTCAAAAGTAGGAAAAGCAATCGATAGAAATTTCACTGCAGACTTTGCAAGTACTAGCAGAGAAGATGTTTTCTCAGGTCCAGAAAAATCGCATCTTTTAAATCAAGTTATTTGTCAGCATTTTTACCGTCATGGCATGTTGGATATTGCAGCAGAATTAGCAGCG GAAGCTGGAATTAAAACAGAAGAAGGTACAAAGGAGCCATTCAcagaattaaattatatattggATTGCTTAAAGCAAAGAAATTTGGAACCTGCGCTTGAATGGGCTAAAAGACATAGAGAAGCACTTCTAACACAA AATTCGTCTCTTGAGTTTAAGCTTCATAggttacattttataagacTGATTCAACAAGGACCTAGCAAACAAACTGAAGCAATAAATTATGCTCGTCAAAATCTTACGCAATACGTCGGTCGACATGGAAAAGAGGTGCAGGCATTAATGGGCACGTTATTGTATTTACCAAATGGAATACAGTCCTCTCCTTACAGTCATTTGTTGGATCCTACTTTATGGCTAGATATTCACGATGTATTCACGAGAGAGGCTTGCACATTATTTGGTTTAAGCGTAGATAGTCCTCTTTCTGTGTG CATTAATGCTGGTTGTACTGCGTTACCAACGCTTTTGAATATTAAGCAAGTTATGCAACAAAGGCAAGTAAATACCGTTTGGAATGGAAAAGATGAATTACCT ATTGAAATAGACCTCGGCAAAGACGGTCGTTATCATTCTGTTTTCGCGTGTCCAATTCTGAGACAACAAAGTACAGAGAATAATCCGCCAATGAAATTAGTCTGTGGACACGTTATTTCAAGAGATGCGTTAAATAAACTTACTAACGcaaacaa aTTGAAATGTCCATATTGTCCAGTAGAACAAAATCCAGAAGACGCTAGACTTATTTACTTTTAG
- the LOC126870731 gene encoding synaptic vesicular amine transporter-like isoform X3 — translation MRISVRLSNEPRRVTHRTRMGGGEWSGWLQRCRESRKLVLIIVAIALLLDNMLLTTVVPIIPEFLYDIKHPNATLSQHLNEGGSRRTFTGVQATSGNIVTSTSSSVTTTPKCPCAVTKSNDSQLEFLYVSTPSSIESSGLLESTNSGEINSATEDPDEKAQRHRELLQETTAVGLMFASKAFVQLLANPIVGPLTHKIGYSIPMFTGFIIMFLSTLIFAFGRSYGILFLARALQGIGSSCSSVSGMGMLAERYQDDKERGNAMGIALGGLALGVLIGPPFGGAMYEYVGKSAPFLVLSALALGDGILQLLVLQPSVVYTEAEPPSLKSLVTDPYIGLAAGAITFANMGIAMLEPSLPIWMMDTMDASRWEQGAAFLPASISYLIGTNLFGPLGHRMGRWLAALIGLVVIGICLMCIPLAKSIHHLIVPNAGLGFAIGMVDSSMMPELGYLVDIRHTAVYGSVYAIGDVAFCLGFAVGPALSGTLVNSIGFEWMLFGIAILNFIYAPLMYFLRAPPTKEEQKSLIIGEKSSVRYVTYQNEEEEQ, via the exons aTTATCCAACGAACCAAGACGAGTGACTCATAGAACAAGGATGGGTGGTGGAGAATGGAGCGGCTGGTTGCAACGATGTCGAGAATCGCGAAAGCTGGTTCTCATAATCGTTGCCATCGCTCTGCTCTTAGACAATATGCTTCTGACCACGGTTG TGCCCATTATACCGGAGTTTCTATACGACATCAAGCATCCTAACGCAACCTTGAGTCAGCATCTGAACGAGGGTGGTTCCCGTCGAACGTTCACCGGTGTTCAAGCAACAAGCGGTAATATCGTCACATCTACGAGTTCCAGTGTAACAACTACGCCAAAATGTCCTTGTGCTGTGACCAAGTCGAACGATTCTCAATTGGAGTTTCTTTACGTGAGCACGCCTTCTAGCATCGAGTCAAGCGGTTTGCTTG AGAGTACGAATAGCGGCGAAATAAATTCGGCAACGGAAGATCCGGATGAAAAGGCGCAACGACATCGCGAGTTGCTGCAAGAAACGACTGCTGTTGGTTTAATGTTCGCCTCCAAGGCTTTCGTTCAATTGCTGGCAAATCCAATCGTCGGTCCGCTTACCCACAA AATCGGTTATAGCATACCCATGTTCACTGGCTTCATCATTATGTTCCTTTCAACACTGATATTTGCGTTTGGACGAAGCTACGGAATTCTTTTCTTAGCGAGGGCGCTTCAGGGAATCGGCTCTTCGTGTTCCAGCGTTTCAG GTATGGGAATGTTGGCCGAAAGATACCAAGACGACAAGGAACGTGGTAACGCGATGGGTATTGCACTCGGTGGATTGGCTCTTGGTGTTCTCATCGGGCCTCCATTTGGCGGCGCGATGTACGAATATGTCGGAAAATCTGCTCCGTTCTTAGTACTTTCGGCATTGGCCCTTGGCGACGGAA TTTTGCAACTTCTGGTGCTTCAACCGTCTGTCGTGTACACCGAAGCGGAACCACCGTCTCTCAAATCTCTGGTCACCGATCCTTATATCGGTTTAGCTGCTG GTGCTATTACGTTCGCCAATATGGGTATCGCAATGCTAGAACCTAGTCTTCCTATCTGGATGATGGACACGATGGATGCGAGTAGATGGGAGCAAGGTGCTGCCTTTCTACCGGCAAGCATTAGTTATCTGATCGGTACCAATCTTTTCGGACCACTCGGACATAGAATGGGCAG atGGTTAGCTGCATTGATCGGGTTGGTCGTGATCGGCATTTGCTTGATGTGC ATACCGCTGGCTAAAAGTATTCATCATCTGATCGTACCTAACGCAGGCTTGGGATTTGCTATCGGAATGGTGGACAGTTCGATGATGCCGGAATTGGGATACTTAGTCGACATACGACACACCGCTGTCTATGGAAGTGTATATGCTATCGGAGATGTTGCGTTTTGTTTAGGTTTTGCCGTTG GACCTGCTTTGAGTGGTACGTTAGTCAACAGTATTGGCTTTGAATGGATGTTATTTGGCATTGCCATTTTGAACTTTATTTATGCCCCACTGATGTACTTTTTGCGGGCGCCGCCAACGAAAGAGGAACAGAAG TCGTTGATAATTGGCGAAAAGTCGTCTGTGCGCTACGTAACGTACCAGAATGAGGAAGAGGAACAGTAA
- the LOC126870731 gene encoding synaptic vesicular amine transporter-like isoform X2 produces MGGGEWSGWLQRCRESRKLVLIIVAIALLLDNMLLTTVVPIIPEFLYDIKHPNATLSQHLNEGGSRRTFTGVQATSGNIVTSTSSSVTTTPKCPCAVTKSNDSQLEFLYVSTPSSIESSGLLESTNSGEINSATEDPDEKAQRHRELLQETTAVGLMFASKAFVQLLANPIVGPLTHKIGYSIPMFTGFIIMFLSTLIFAFGRSYGILFLARALQGIGSSCSSVSGMGMLAERYQDDKERGNAMGIALGGLALGVLIGPPFGGAMYEYVGKSAPFLVLSALALGDGSEYFSMFIFFLRAIYFHSILHLSIVLCIIPFPVLQLLVLQPSVVYTEAEPPSLKSLVTDPYIGLAAGAITFANMGIAMLEPSLPIWMMDTMDASRWEQGAAFLPASISYLIGTNLFGPLGHRMGRWLAALIGLVVIGICLMCIPLAKSIHHLIVPNAGLGFAIGMVDSSMMPELGYLVDIRHTAVYGSVYAIGDVAFCLGFAVGPALSGTLVNSIGFEWMLFGIAILNFIYAPLMYFLRAPPTKEEQKSLIIGEKSSVRYVTYQNEEEEQ; encoded by the exons ATGGGTGGTGGAGAATGGAGCGGCTGGTTGCAACGATGTCGAGAATCGCGAAAGCTGGTTCTCATAATCGTTGCCATCGCTCTGCTCTTAGACAATATGCTTCTGACCACGGTTG TGCCCATTATACCGGAGTTTCTATACGACATCAAGCATCCTAACGCAACCTTGAGTCAGCATCTGAACGAGGGTGGTTCCCGTCGAACGTTCACCGGTGTTCAAGCAACAAGCGGTAATATCGTCACATCTACGAGTTCCAGTGTAACAACTACGCCAAAATGTCCTTGTGCTGTGACCAAGTCGAACGATTCTCAATTGGAGTTTCTTTACGTGAGCACGCCTTCTAGCATCGAGTCAAGCGGTTTGCTTG AGAGTACGAATAGCGGCGAAATAAATTCGGCAACGGAAGATCCGGATGAAAAGGCGCAACGACATCGCGAGTTGCTGCAAGAAACGACTGCTGTTGGTTTAATGTTCGCCTCCAAGGCTTTCGTTCAATTGCTGGCAAATCCAATCGTCGGTCCGCTTACCCACAA AATCGGTTATAGCATACCCATGTTCACTGGCTTCATCATTATGTTCCTTTCAACACTGATATTTGCGTTTGGACGAAGCTACGGAATTCTTTTCTTAGCGAGGGCGCTTCAGGGAATCGGCTCTTCGTGTTCCAGCGTTTCAG GTATGGGAATGTTGGCCGAAAGATACCAAGACGACAAGGAACGTGGTAACGCGATGGGTATTGCACTCGGTGGATTGGCTCTTGGTGTTCTCATCGGGCCTCCATTTGGCGGCGCGATGTACGAATATGTCGGAAAATCTGCTCCGTTCTTAGTACTTTCGGCATTGGCCCTTGGCGACGGAAGTGAGTATTTCTCCATGTTCATCTTTTTCTTACGCGCCATTTACTTCCATTCTATCTTACATTTATCGATTGTACTTTGTATAATACCATTCCCAGTTTTGCAACTTCTGGTGCTTCAACCGTCTGTCGTGTACACCGAAGCGGAACCACCGTCTCTCAAATCTCTGGTCACCGATCCTTATATCGGTTTAGCTGCTG GTGCTATTACGTTCGCCAATATGGGTATCGCAATGCTAGAACCTAGTCTTCCTATCTGGATGATGGACACGATGGATGCGAGTAGATGGGAGCAAGGTGCTGCCTTTCTACCGGCAAGCATTAGTTATCTGATCGGTACCAATCTTTTCGGACCACTCGGACATAGAATGGGCAG atGGTTAGCTGCATTGATCGGGTTGGTCGTGATCGGCATTTGCTTGATGTGC ATACCGCTGGCTAAAAGTATTCATCATCTGATCGTACCTAACGCAGGCTTGGGATTTGCTATCGGAATGGTGGACAGTTCGATGATGCCGGAATTGGGATACTTAGTCGACATACGACACACCGCTGTCTATGGAAGTGTATATGCTATCGGAGATGTTGCGTTTTGTTTAGGTTTTGCCGTTG GACCTGCTTTGAGTGGTACGTTAGTCAACAGTATTGGCTTTGAATGGATGTTATTTGGCATTGCCATTTTGAACTTTATTTATGCCCCACTGATGTACTTTTTGCGGGCGCCGCCAACGAAAGAGGAACAGAAG TCGTTGATAATTGGCGAAAAGTCGTCTGTGCGCTACGTAACGTACCAGAATGAGGAAGAGGAACAGTAA
- the LOC126870764 gene encoding V-type proton ATPase subunit e-like, with translation MGASIIPLLLFTALWAVVGIVLPIFVPRGANRGILQVMLMLTAFTCWLFWLCCYMAQMNPLIGPKLPKNTILMMAREWSHVQFNQ, from the exons ATGGGAGCGTCAATAATACCACTGTTACTTTTTACGGCATTATGGGCTGTAGTAGGAATTGTCTTACCAATCTTTGTTCCAAGAGGTGCTAATCGTGG GATCCTTCAGGTTATGCTTATGTTGACAGCATTTACATGTTGGTTATT CTGGTTATGTTGCTATATGGCTCAAATGAATCCTTTAATCGGACCAAAATTACCTAAAAATACGATTCTTATGATGGCACGAGAATGG AGCCACGTCCAATTTAATCAATAG
- the LOC126870720 gene encoding uncharacterized protein LOC126870720, whose translation MPIKTKQIKGILIPMEEQVNKLKELINANPVTPNGSISESSSLFEHLECLGEKFDTLVKGEISDYEEMESKIISIVEEFCSLKYMDESIENIDKEMAVQILSTVLDKFKLTLEGLEKLECLPLKQRLTECLDYIKEMGQANEIEHFQNIKELGTSILELLGPLQIYKKSLVCQLLADKIKLYLCQLCAAFKLLVQLVQEQHRLNAPIYNCKKYVCERLCFCLKMIIEILDTSDSLPEDEAFEQKNHFVYRMDLVLDILSEIPNKSQKDQILECKDLWLRIEDVFSCAMAIAQVCKPCNFKAITGTCQSIISEYENLKFQLTSESSDTALNNLFMNSLSDALYRLERKINVSVLNLVMEVFSDPFHALRKLVTICGNSLSAKKRSKNDLSNAIEDFDQIIDKSMQIGLFAIASCKDKNRINQIRNCLASLESLETELISAITTFYLHPESKEMRENVKLLTGQWQLEVNKLHDAINLIIDSGAYCQVVLDDLQDRISVMTNCLDNRKPVTQAQVQSIVLRSLSLSRQISITINDIGSDIIERQTIMMIRELKAAIFEADAASKSLLVDNATEPQQLRVIKRCELILNVVKRLHPALVAIMNNTTLMNTSYGKSSKGQGDTIHDVSNKLASTIYGLSNDHHHQKPLAYIRTPYTVSSCKTPLSIQTANSISKTQLNLSCLIPYIKKGREMRTERSVMYKTPRKNDSVDQSLTDIRLKSRSLTSIRQHLFSRDSVSFHDDICLSEETMNLTGILERFVFSCTNLCTTSSKFHHVEKTQHDTIAEKSDKKSVRRLTESLVECIETQSEITTGKMDQCSTIGGGDGPSIVDISESYDDTQHPNKSTEITQERLFGD comes from the exons atgCCTATAAAGACAAAGCAAATAAAAGGGATATTAATACCCATGGAGGAACaa gtaaataaattgaaagaaCTAATAAATGCCAACCCTGTTACTCCAAATGGTTCTATATCAGAAAGCTCGTCTCTCTTCGAACACTTGGAATGTTTGGGAGAAAAATTTGATACCTTGGTAAAAGGAGAAATTAGTGATTATGAAGAAATGGAATCAAAGATTATTAGTATTGTAGAAGAATTTTGTTCGCTAAAATATATGGATGAGTCT ATTGAAAACATAGACAAAGAAATGGCAGTTCAAATTTTGTCCACTGTGttagataaatttaaattaactcTTGAAGGTCTAGAAAAATTAGAATGTTTGCCACTGAAACAAAGATTGACAGAATGCCTAGACTACATCAAGGAAATGGGTCAAGCCAATGAAATTGAACATTTTCAAAACATCAAG GAATTAGGCACTTCCATTCTGGAATTGCTTGGAccattacaaatatataaaaaaagctTAGTGTGTCAGTTGTTAGCTGATAAGATCAAACTATATTTGTGTCAGTTGTGTGCAGCATTTAAACTGTTAGTACAATTAGTACAAGAACAACACCGGCTAAATGCACCAATCTat AATTGCAAGAAATATGTCTGTGAAAGACTCTGCTTTTGCTTGAAgatgataatagaaatattggATACATCAGATTCATTACCTGAGGATGAAGCATTTGAACAAAAAAATCATTTTGTTTATAG gaTGGATTTGGTATTGGATATCTTGTCAGAGATTCCAAATAAATCACAAAAAGATCAAATATTGGAATGCAAAGACTTATGGCTTCGAATAGAAGATGTATTCTCGTGTGCGATGGCAATTGCACAGGTCTGCAAACCTTGCAATTTTAAAGCGATAACCGGAACGTGTCAGTCGATTATATCTgaatatgaaaatttgaaGTTCCAATTAACGTCCGAATCATCTGATACAGCATTGAATAATTTGTTCATGAACAGTTTAAGCGACGCGCTTTATCGATTAGAGCGTAAAATTAATGTGTCGGTATTGAATCTTGTTATGGAAGTTTTCAGTGATCCCTTTCACGCTCTGAGAAAGCTTGTTACAATCTGTGGCAATTCATTAAGCGCTAAAAAGCGATCTAAGAACGATTTATCCAATGCTATAGAGGATTTCGATCAAATTATAGACAAATCCATGCAAATTGGATTATTTGCTATTGCCTCTTGCAAAGATAAAAATC GGATTAATCAAATACGAAACTGTTTGGCAAGTCTCGAATCTTTGGAAACAGAGTTGATTTCTGCCATTACTACTTTTTATTTGCATCCAGAGAGTAAAGAAATGCGAGAAAATGTAAAACTGTTAACTGGACAGTGGCAATTGGAAGTCAATAAGTTGCACGATGCGATTAATCTAATTATAGATTCGGGTGCTTACTGTCAG GTAGTATTAGACGATCTTCAGGATCGTATTTCCGTAATGACAAATTGTCTCGACAATAGGAAGCCTGTTACTCAAGCGCAAGTACAAAGTATTGTACTTCGATCCTTGTCGCTCTCCCGCCAAATAAGTATCACCATAAACGATATTGGAAGCGACATTATTGAAAGGCAAACAATAATGATGATTAGAGAATTAAAAGCTG caATATTCGAAGCTGATGCTGCCTCGAAAAGTCTGTTAGTGGATAACGCTACGGAACCACAGCAATTGCGAGTAATAAAAAGATgcgaattaattttaaacgtAGTAAAACGATTACATCCCGCTTTAGTTGCTATTATGAATAATACAACATTGATGAATACAAGTTATGGAAAAAGCAGTAAGGGGCAAGGCGATACTATTCACG ACGTGAGTAACAAATTGGCATCTACAATTTATGGATTATCTAATGATCATCATCATCAAAAACCTTTAGCCTATATAAGAACTCCTTATACAG TGAGCAGTTGCAAAACACCCTTATCTATACAAACTGCGAATAGTATTTCTAAAACACAATTGAATTTATCATGTTTGATTCCTTATATCAAGAAAGGGCGCGAGATGCGCACCGAACGTTCGGTCATGTATAAAACACCACGCAAAAATGACTCTGTTGATCAATCCTTGACCGACATTAGGTTAAAATCACGTAGTTTGACTAGTATCAGACAGCATCTGTTTAGCAGGGACAGTGTTAGTTTTCATGATGATATCTGTTTGTCTGAGGAAACTATGAATCTAACAG GTATATTAGAAAGATTTGTATTTTCCTGTACAAATCTGTGCACAACCTCGTCGAAATTTCATCACGTAGAAAAAACGCAACATGATACGATCGCTGAAAAATCAGATAAAAAGTCTGTTAGACGTTTAACAGAATCGTTGGTTGAATGCATCGAAACGCAATCTGAGATTACAACTGGTAAAATGGATCAATGTTCTACGATCGGCGGAGGCGACGGGCCATCAATTGTGGATATATCGGAAAGTTACGATGATACTCAACATCCGAATAAAAGTACAGAAATAACACAAGAACGACTATTTGGAGATTAA